AGACGAATAGTTGGATTTATTTAAAAGTTAAGTTGTTTTCATAGAATTTCATCGCTTTTATTGATTAGGATTTCATTTTATCCCGAGGGATATATAATGTATTCgagttttatattgaatttatttgtatgacatttattattagtaataaCTATGTGACTACTATTATTGGATGATctttgatatatgattttaattaataaaaacaaaatttttaggtgttttcttaaaaattgacaTGCGACATCaaactaaaggctcaatatCAAATGGTTAATAAGGAAAACGAGTTAGTAACGCCTTACTTTTGGTACAatcatgacgtgctaaaagttagggtgttacaatagaGAGACTCACCCTCTCCCTGCCTGAAGTTATGAACATCTATCAATAGCTTGGTCAGGTTCTGAGAAGGAAAGAACTTTGATGAgtgaatattttatacgctttttggcatcaatTTCTTAGTATTTTCAGTAtgcttttttttaacttttagtaggttttaatgaaaaatttacttctttatatattactttgaacttttatgtttttctataattttaggtGAATTTTGGGGGAATTAGGTGAAGTTCTGGCAAAGTTTGATTCAGAGGCAAGGAAAGCAGAGCAgatgttgttagattctgacccCCATGCATTCAAAcgagaatttttggagctacaaaggtccaaatgatgtgtTCTTAACGGTGTTAAAAAGCTAACGTCTAagactttccagcaatacatAATAGTTTATGCTTTTATTCGGATTGGATAGCCCAaaatgggcattgaacgcccaaactaccCTCTATGgggcattcaacgccccaaGAGAACCAAGgttggcattgaatgcccaaacctggcattcaacaccacaAAAGGAGCAAGGAAACAGAAATCCTACCCCCCTAGTGGGCATTTAACATCCACTTCTTCAAGTTGGACACCAAACTCTATTCAAACACTTACCAAGTGtgcctagaagtggattttcgcatctttagcttaatttatttcatttttgtaatttctaaTGACTATTAATGTATCTTTAGGTTTAGGTTAGTTTATATAGAAAGGTGATCACTATTGTTGAGGATCTCTCTTTTACCACTTttgaatattttagttatttctttgtacagtatgagcaactaaacctcttaGGTTAAcattaggagctctgctgattcatatgaattaatataagtacttttatatttcAATCAATGTGTGATTCTATTCAATGATGCATTGTCGTTCTTCATCCTTATGAATCTcgattctacatgagttcttacGAGTCTTGACCCAAATAATATTGAGCTATAACTTTGAGGATGCATCACGGGTTCCAACAGAATTATCTGGATCAATGGGGTATGTGACATATAACCCCGTTAGTCAGGGGCAATTGAGGTTCCTGTGGCTCTAATTGCTAGAACCATAAGAGCAGCAGtctctgatccagaagatccgatattgtctgtggcgttttgagtaagATCAGCAGAGAGATTGACTTGTGAGCGCTTCACCCTCTCCTAGATTGATCTAGTCAGTTTGGATGTTCGGTCTGGACCTGAGGAGATAAATGACCACGACCCATGGCTTGATCACTTACAGCcttgccattgaaggaatcaTTCATTGTTGAAGTAAAGGGTACAATATGTTAattcagaagaagaagcaccTCCAAAGCCTTAAATGACGTCTCATCACTGAGTCTACCGTATCCATTTACAGCTTTTGTTATTGTTCGCTTATGCGCCTACAACAATCAAACTTACCTTTCTAttcacctgactaagatttgcacaataaccacagcttgctcaatcttgcaatcctcgtgggattcgatcctcactcacctgaggtattacttggacgacccggtgcacttgctggttcagttgtgcgaGTTTAAATTTtgcacaccaagtttttggcgctgttatCGGAGATTGTTCGAGATTGACAAACTATCGTTTGTTCTGCTCCTTAGAtcaagtatttttattttttcttctttactgttttccttttaatcatgttttttgttgcctttttcaaaattcttcaaaatttttcaactttttattttgtttgagttGTTTGttgaactaagtttggtgtccttttgatccttattgatttttcttttgaaactCTCGAAATATGTTCttaatttcttctttattgttCGAATTGTTCTTTCTATCtctctttgtttgatttcaaaatctctaagtttggtgtctattggtgtttttctctctctatttttgaaaaatcatgtttttaattttaaaaattttaagtttggtggcCAATCAGTTGTTTCCTTTTATCGAATTTCTTGGATCAACTcttatatttctattttaataaattttccatccttattattattactttaatCTATTGCACAATTCTGTGGAACATCTCACtggaaaatttaaatatgaatcTAATTGAGAATACATAACCAAGAAGAACTTTAGGGTCATATACAGCCCCCACTCCTGACTTCTATGAGAGCAGAATTTGTATACCCACTATTAGAGCAGCAAACTTTGAGCTCAATCCACAGCTCATCACTCTAATGTAgctgatgcatgagcatcttgtctatcttttcctagtgaatttgtaattaaattgttgagtttaattaagaattaattatattttagccaccatggatgctattttgagtcttgggcaattttatctatttcaggtagcattcggtgaaatttgacggagtttctgcagcacaagaatcaaaggagatagcTGTGAGgagcgacgtgcacgcgtgcCTTATGCGTGCGCATGATCTGGAAGTCTCCAcggcgacgcatacgcgtgactgacacgtacgcgtgatttgaagatttgcttaGCGACGCGTTCGCATGACCGATGCATCCGTGTGACTTGCGAAGAAGCCTagcgacgcgtatgcatgaTTGACGCAAACGCATGaagtgcgcgatctgcagaaattacagaaatcACTGGCGTGTATTTTGGGtcgcgttttgacccagtttccagcccagaaaacacagattagaagctgtagaatggacaaatcaagtggtccccacccatcaactgaagacttgttaattaattcgaatttaaattcaaatcttattgggaagaaaagagattaattagataattagatttaaaATTATTGGGATTAAATATAAgaggaactctgtacatttagacaagTACACATTTTTTCCAGGACCATTATTTTTCCTCtatgaaccatgagcaactaataaTCCTCCattattaaggttaggagctctgtctattttcatggattgattcttttaatctttttaatttaattcatgtctcgatttatatttcaataattgttttcgttatttattttatgaatatgggtggaacggaagtatgacccatgttctaactgagttcttgtaaaacttggaaaagctctttacttgaacaacagcttgaaaatatattatactgaatttttaattgtttgtatttaaagggatacgtgacatataatccccttatttgtggataattaggattcttttggcatataaactagaaattgatcatcaccctctaattggaattaattgaccaaggaattggcaattaatgaattttagaggagactaggaaggtctaaggaattagggtctagtcacatatatttttccatgaaattaaatcttgcatgattgaattaattagtaataaaagttaatccggaaaatagataactctgaaaccttgaCTGTTTTCTCAATTATTCTCAACTTATTTATCTGCCTGTCTTTAATATTCCAAATTcgctgtttaatgctctttgaatatctcaaaaaccattttctgcttgcctaactaagttaatcctatcaaacactattgttgcttgatccatcaatcctcgtgggatcgacccttaatcacgtaaggtattacttggtacgacccggtgcacttgccggttagtagtgtgggttataaaataccgcaccagtAGCATAACTACCAATCCCAGAGACTCCCACAAGAGGAGCCCACAGAATTCCTTGTAGACTTCCTATAAATTTCTGACATTGTACATTCTGAAAGAGTGGACCAGGATGTCTACCGGCTGCTGCTCTTCCCATTTGTTGTACAGGGTCAAGCTAGAAGGTGGTTGGATACTCAACCCAGATCAAGCTTGAACACCTGGAATAAGCTGATGGATAAATTTTGAGCCAAAACTTTCCACCAAAGAAGTTACCCACCTAAGACTGAACATCCAAGGTTTCAGGTAAGAAGAGAGTGagtctctttatgatgcttggaaAAGGTACAAAACGATGCTACGGAAGTGTCCTACGAAAATGTTTTTTGAATGGGTCAAGTCAGACATCTTCTATTACGAGCTCAAAGATATAGCTAAGATGTCTTTAGATCAATCTGCCGGTTGTTCAATCCACATGAGAAAGACTATTAaggaagctcaagagcttattgagacAGTCGCCATCAACCAGCACCTATACTTATCTGGTGAAACTAGAATGCACAGAGGGGTCAGAGCAGCGTACACTATCTCAAACCCTCCAAAATAGGGTGAATCGTTAACCCAGCAACTACACTCCCTCACACAACAATTATTAAGCCTGCAGGAAGTGCTACAAGAGACTCCTGcctctaacaagaatatagaggCATGATTGAACCAGGCTGAACAACACTTATCTAGACAGATAAGAGAAGAGTCCCAAGTCATCCAATTTAGGAGTGAAAGGACACTAAACAGCCACTCTCATAACCAAGAGAGGCAAAGAGGAGAGGAAATATCAGAAGGCGAAAAAACAACAATCCAAGGCATACCCTTGGACGTCCAGTGCCCAGAAGGGGGCAGAGAGGGCGTCCAACTCCCTGAAGGGACTACCCTGGGCGTCCAACGCCCAGAAGGGGGTAAgcatggcgttcaacgccaggaagggaccagcttgggcgttgaacgcccagaagggaGAGGTCAAACAGGTGCAAACCCAAGAAAAACCCCTCCTAAGCCAGCTGATGGTTCCCCCTCTGATAATATAGATAACCACTCTATACCTCTCAACATATCTGAGTATAAGACCAGGATGTTATATCTGCAGAAACTCCGTCAAGTAGAGAAAAATAAGCAATTTCCTAAGTTTGCAAATGATCTCACGATTTTGGAGATCAATATCCCATTCCTAAGCAAAATTCATGAAGGACATCCTAAGTCACAAGAAGGACTGGAGGGAAGTAGAAACAGTCCTCCTCACCGAAGAATACAGTGTAGTCATCCAAAGGAACCTTCCAGAAAAACTACAAGACCCTGGAAGCTTTGTAATACCATGCAACCTTGGAGATGCCAAGCCAAAGAGGGCTCTATGTGATTTGGAGAcaagtatcaacttaataccAGTCTCACTGATAAAGAAACTCGACCTACACCAAGAAATCAAGCCCACCCGCATAAGCCTTCAGTTAGCTGACAGCTCAGCTAAGATTCCATCAAGAGTAATTGAAGACATAATAGTAAGGGTTAGACCCTTTGCATTCCCTACAAACTTTGTAGTCTTAGAGATGGAAGAACATCATCCTAGGGAGATTTTTCCTGGCCACATGAAGGACCCTCATTGACGTGGAAAAAAGGAAAGTGACCCTAAGAGTCAATGAAGATGAGTTTGTCCTGGATGCCACCAAAGAAATGTACTACTCTGATGTATCCGAGGAGTGTATGAGAATCGACATCATTGATTCTCTGGAGGAAGAGACACACGCAGTTGAGAGAGGAGGAGGAGCTTCAAGACATCCTTGAGGATGTCCGCTCTGACAAGGAAGGGTCAGAAGAGCAAGAGAAGGCTTCAAAAGCTCCTAAAGTGGAGGGTGAAACCTCCAAACTCAAGCTCAAGCCACTGCCATCATCCTTAAAATACGTGTTTCTAGGAGATGGTGACACTTATCCTATAATCATAAGTTCTTCCCTGAAGCCACAAGAGGAAGAAGCACTGATTCAGGTGCTGAAAACACACAAAATAGCTTTAGATTGGACCATCAGTTACTTAAAGGGGATTAGCCCAACTCATTGCATGCACAAGATAAGGCTCGAAGATGATGCCAGACCTGTGGTACAACCACAGAGGTGGCTGAACCCTGCCATGAAGGAAAAAATGCAGAAAGAAGTCACTAAGCTATAGGAGGCCGGGATTATCTATCGCATCTCAGATAGCCCTTGGGTTAGCCCTGTTCAGGTTGTACCCAAGAAGGGAGGGATGACAGTGGTCtataatgaaaagaataaatTGATCCCCACAAGGACAGTgacagggtggcgcatgtgcattgattatagaAGACTCAATAACGCCACAAGAAATGACCATTTCCCTCTActattcatagaccaaatgctagagagactagctgGGCATGCTTTTTACTGcatcctggatggatattcatgCTATAAtgaaattgcagtagatccccaagatcagaAAAGACAACTTTTACAtgcccatatggagtgtttgcaTACAGGAAAATGCCATTTGGCCTCTGTAATGCACCTGCcacctttcaaaggtgtatgctctccataTTTTCATATATGGTTGAGAAATTCCTTGAAGTAttcatggatgatttctctatcTTTGGGGATTCCTTTGATTCCATCCTTGACCATCTGGCCCTGATTCTAAAACGATGTCAAGaaactaacctagttttaaattgggagaaatgtcatttcatggtgaCTGAAGGCATTGTTCTTGGACACCGAATTTTCAACAAGGGGATAGAGGTCGATTAGGACAAGGTGGAAGTAATTGAGCGATTACCACCACCTATTAATGTCAAGGCAATCAAAAGCTTCTTAGGATATACAGGATTCTACAAGAGGTTTATCAAAGAAttctccaaaatttcaaaacccCTATGCAATCTCTTAGCCACTGacactctttttatttttaataaagagtGTAGGGATGCCTTTAAAACTTTGAAAGCAAAGTTTATCTCTACACCTGTCTTATCTGCACCTGACTAGAATCTTCtgtttgaattgatgtgtgatgccagtgataaTGTAATTGGTGCCGTCCTGGGGCAGAGACATGATAACCTCttacacgtcatttattatgccagttgTGTTTTAAATAACACACAGAGAAATTACACCACCATAGAAAaggagctacttgcagtggtttaagccattgacaagttcagatcctactTAATAGGATCTAAGGTCATCATCTATACAGACCATGCTGCTCTCAAGTATCTTCTATCCAAGCAGGACTCTAAACCCAGATTGATAAGATGGGTCTTGCTCTTATAAGAATTTGacatagaaataagagacagaaaagggtcCGAGAATTAGGTAGCTAACCACTTGTCCAGGATTGAACCTGCAGCAGGGACGTCTCCTCTCATTACAGAGATAGCTGAGACATTCCTTGAAGAACAACTCTTTTTAATAAGCAAAGCACCTTGGTTTGCTAACATTGCAATTGCACGACAATTAAGTTCGTCCCGGAGGGATACAATTGACAGCAAGTTAAAAATCTCGTCCATGATGCTAAGTATTActtatgggatgaaccatacctttttaaaaggtgCTCAGACGGCATAATCCGTCGTTGCATCTCTGAAGAAGAGACGTGGcaaatcctatggc
This portion of the Arachis duranensis cultivar V14167 chromosome 6, aradu.V14167.gnm2.J7QH, whole genome shotgun sequence genome encodes:
- the LOC107494200 gene encoding uncharacterized protein LOC107494200, yielding MKDILSHKKDWREVETVLLTEEYSVVIQRNLPEKLQDPGSFVIPCNLGDAKPKRALCDLETSINLIPVSLIKKLDLHQEIKPTRISLQLADSSAKIPSRVIEDIIVRVRPFAFPTNFVVLEMEEHHPREIFPGHMKDPH